The window AATGCCGTCGAGACGGTGGTCGACGACGTGCCACTGCACGTTGGTCTCCTGCCGGGACATCCAGCCATCAACGACGAAGCTACCGTGGTCGATATCGTGCGGACCCTCGATTCGAAGGGCGTGCCGCGGCTCTCGTTTTACAACTACGGACTGTTACCGAAGCAGTCACTAGAGTGGGTCGGAACCGCCATCGATTCGGTGAGCTGAGAGGGGGAAGCGGTAGTTTGATATCGGTTCACGAACGACAGGTTTGCATGGAGATAACCGGCGTGTCAGCGGTGACTGTAGACGTACCGTTGGCCGACCTAGATGCGCATCTCGGAATCGGGCCGTACGTGACCAATCACGGGAAGCTACATTCGATGGAGCGCGTCCTCGTCCGTGTCGACACAGATGAGGGGATTAGCGGCTGGGGCGAGATGCGTGTCTTCCTGTCACCGGCGGCCACTGAGTCGATTATCGAAGACGGCGTTGGACCGATGATTGAAGGCCAGTCGCCGTTCGAAATCGAGCGGCTCCGCCGACAGGTGTTCGTCGAGTACACGAACGTCGATATGTTCTTTGCGGCGGTCGAAACAGCCTGCTGGGACATCGTCGGCAAAGCCCTCGACAAGCCGGTGTACGAGCTTCTCGGCGGGTGGACGGCACCGACACAGGGCACTCAGCAACACCGGCAAAACGTCGACGGCAACAGTGCTGCACCTGCTGCTGTCCCCGTTGCGTTCTGCCTTGGCATCCTCTCGCCCGAAGAGTCCCGTCTCAAGGCCCGAGAAGCGCTCGAAGCTGGCTTCACTGTCCTCAAGACGAAGGCCGGTCGGGACTGGCGACAGGATGTCGAGCGGATCAAAGCCATGCACGACGAAGTCGACGGGCAGCTAGAGTTCCGACTCGACCCGAATCAGGGCTGGACGCTGGACCAAGCAGTTCGGGTCGGCGCGATGCTCGAAGACGAGAATATCTACCTGCAGTACATGGAACAACCGATCCGAGTCGATTCACACAGATCGCTAGCCCGACTCCGGCAACGACTCCGCCAACCAATCGCACCGAACGAGGATACGTACATCTCGCATAATCTGCAATCGCTTGTGGAAGCTGGCGCGATGGATGTCGGCGTTATCGATCTGACTCCAGCCGGCGGCATCAGTGGTATTCGACAGCAGGCCGCCATCCTCGAAGACGCCGGGGTTCCCTTCACGCACCACTGTGCGTTCGACCTTGGGGTTCGGACTGCTGCGATTCTTCATGCGTTCACCGGCATCCCGGGCTTTTCGTTGCCCCCGGATTCGACGTATTACGGCTGGGAGGCAGACATCATCGAGACGCCGTTCGAGGTCAGCGACGGCTGCCTTCCGGCCCCGGAGGGTCCCGGCCTCGGTGTCACTGTGGACATGGCCGCTATCGAGGAGTATCGAATCACATGAGGGGACAAGAGCAACTTTCAAGAGGGCAGCTAACGTGGGTGCTCGTGTCATGGTAGAGCTATCATTAGCGGACCGGCCAGCCATTGTGACTGGAGCGTCGCGGGGTATCGGGCGAGAGATCGCGGCCCGATTCGCCGAATCGGGTGGTGATGTCGTCGTCTGCTCGCGCACCTACGAGGACGTTGAAGCAGTTGCGACGGAGCTGACCGACACACATGACGGTCGTGTTGTCCCGGTCGAATGTGACGTGACAGATCGGGACGCAGTGCAGGACCTCGTCGACACAACCATCGAGGAATTCGGGGATATTCGGGTGCTCGTGAACAACGCTGGTGGCGCGGACGAGTCCGCCAATCTGTTACACCGCTGTGACGAGGAGACCTTCGAGTCGATGCTTGACCTGAACCTGAAAAGCCAGTTCCTCCTGAGCAAAGAGGTGCTGCCGGCGATGGTCGCCGCTGGCGGCGGGTCGATGATCCATATGGGCTCGGTCAACGGCCTGTTCGGCATCGGGCTCTCCGGCTACTCCGAGGCCAAAAGCGGACTACTGGCACTCTCTCGGAACATCGCCGCCCACTACGGGCAGCACGGCATCCGCTCGAACGTTATTTCAGCGGCGACCATCGAAACGGCGAACAGGCGGGCAGAGATGGAAAACACGGAAGAACGGACCGGTGAGACAAGCGCACGAGAGCGCTGGCTCGACCAGTACCCGCTCGGTCGGTTCGGCACGCCGAGAGAAGTCGCCGATACGACCCTGTTCCTTGCCTCCGAGCTGTCGAGTTTCGTTACCGGTGAGAATCTGGTGCTCGATGGGGGGCTGACGACGAGCCTGCCGACATCGTTCATCAACGAAGTCTACGACGCGGACGACCAGCCGACTACCAATTGACTCACAACCCATGAAAGAGCTAACGACTGACGACGCACCGGATAGTATCGGCCCGTACTCACAGGGAATCGCAAGCGGCGACCGGATTTACGTTTCCGGACAGGGGCCAGTCGACCCGGACTCCGGCGAGGTAATCCAAGGGACGCCCGCTGAACAGACTCGACGCACGCTCCGGAACGTCGCGGCCGTTCTGGAGGCCGGTGGCGCTTCGCTCGACGATGTCGTGAAAGCGACGGTATTCGTGAAGGATATGCGGTACTACGACGAGGTGAACGAGGTGTACGGTGAACTCATGTCACCCCCCTATCCCGCACGCAGTGCTGTAGAGGTCGTTAAATTGCCAGTCGATATCGATGTCGAGATAGAAGTCATTGCGGAACGATAGTATGTCGCATCTAGTAGTGTTCGACCTCGACGGGACGCTCACTCGACAGCGCGGTGGGTTCGAGCTGTTGCACACCCTCTACGGAACGACACCGGAAGCCGAGACGCTGATGGATCGGTTCGAGGCGGGTCAAATCACGTTTGCAGAGTGGTGTCGAGGAGCGGTCGACGTGTGGCGTGCGAACGATGTTACCCGGTCAGATATCACTCGTGCGACCCGGGCTGTCAAGCCGAAAGCGGGAGCGGTCGAGCTCCTCGAACACCTCCAGCAAGCTGATATCCGATTCGGCATCCTCAGTGCCGGCGTTGCGAACCTCGCCACACAATTCGACCCATACGATCCAGCGTTTGTTCACGGAAACTGGATTCAGTTCGAGGATGACCGGGTTTCGGGCATCGATGTCCATGTTGGCCCGGATGAAAAGGGGAAAGTACTTCGAAAAATCCGAGTCGAGCAGGGCCCTACGTCAATCACCTATATTGGCGATTCGCACACTGACACCGAGGCCTTCATCGAGGCAGATACCGCGGTGTTGTTCGACCCGGACGAGCGGATTCCCGAAGCAGCAATCGACGCAGCAGATACAGTCATAGAGTGTGAAGATATAGCGGAGGTCCAAACGCTCCTCCCGGCAATTTAGTCTTGCACCACCCGAGGAAGATATCTATACCCAAATTACGCATTTTCTTAGTATCTCTTGTGGTATATGGGTCCAGAAACGCCGAATTTCGTTCCATAAACTGCATATTATATTTACGTGCTCTTCTTGACGAGCCTTGCTTCCGGTGTGAGTTGGACTGCTGTCGAAATCACGTACTGGTGCACTGGTCCCGGTTGGGAATCACGCAGATAGATCCAGCATACCCGTCAGCACTGCATCAGGTATGTGCCAGTGCAGTGGCACCATCCAGCAATTTGCAACGGGCTTCGACGGCTCTTTTACCGTCGGGTGGTGATCAATAACTGAATGAGTCGCTATCGAACGACCGGTTGTTTTCTCCTTCTGGCTGCAATCTGGGGTACTGCATTCATGGCGACAGATGTCGGCCTCGCCGACCTGCCGCCGGTACCGTTCGCCGCCGCACGCTTCGACATCGCTTCCGTTCTCCTGTTTACCGCGTTAGCTGTCACAGGTTCCTTAGAACGGCCACAGACCCACGACGATTACGTGTACGTCCTCGCTGGCGGGACGCTTATGATCGGCATACATCACGTATTCCTGTTCACCGGGCAACAGTACGTCACCGGGGCCGTCGCCGCCGTGCTACTCGGTCTCGTTCCAGTCGTGACGCCCGCACTCACGAAACTCGCATCCAGCGATGACACGTTCACTGCAAACACTGGTGTTGGCGTAGTACTCGGGTTCACCGGCGTCGTCGTGATTGCTAACCCTGACCCGGCGGATCTCCTCGGCAGCACCATCGGAATCGCGCTCGTGTTCGCGTCGGCGCTGGCGTTTGCCATCCCGGCCGTCGTCACGCACGACACCAGCCCGTCGATGTCATTTCTGGCCACACAGGCGTGGCTGATGGCTATTGGGGCGGTTGTCCTCCACATCACCGTGCTCGTGCTCCCCGGACAGTCGTTTGCAGACGCATCGTGGACGCCGTCCGCGTTTGCGGCGCTGTTGTATCTGGCCGTCGTTGCCGGTATCGGTGGCTTCCTGCTGTACTTCCGGTTACTCGACCAGTTGGGCCCTATCGAGATGAGCTTCATCGAGTACGTCATCCCTCTGTTCGCCGCACTCGCCGGCTGGCTCGTCCTCGGGCAACCGGTCACGCTCGCTACCATCGGTGGATTCGGATGCATCCTGATGGGCTTCCTCGCGGCAAAATGGCGGACGTTACGAGCAGAACTGCGTCGAGTCGCCGAGCCGAAACCCAGTCCACCAGCCGACTGACCGAAAACAGGCAACAGGCCGTCACTGAACTCGGGCCGCCCTGTCCAGTCCAAGAAAGCGAGCAGTCAAGCTAGAAACGGTAAGAATGGCCGACAGACAGGAGTGATAGCGGCGTCGCCCTTCTGGAAACAAGCGAATTCTAGCCGTCATTCCGCTATCTTTTCGGAGAATCAGCGGCATGGGTTGCGGTTTACCGACAAACCCGTCTGTAAACGAAATCTTGTAAGCGACAGGCCCATCATAGCCGCGTGCACATACTGGTGGTGCTGACGGGTTTTTATAAGACTACCCGTTGCTGTGTAGTATGATACAACCCATTCGCACGCTATGGAGTCGGTATCGATCCATCCCACTCATTTGGCGTATCTTTGTCGCCTTCGTACTGGGAGCAGGTGCCGGTATCGCGTTCGGGGAGCAGATGGCCGTGGTCAAACCGTTGGGCGACCTCTTCCTTCGACTGCTCAATATGCTGGTCATCCCGATCATTGTCTTCACGCTGCTTACCGGTATTCGGCAGCTCTCGCCCGCGAAACTAGGGAAAATCGGCGGTGCGACAGTCGGACTCTACGCTCTGACAACGACTCTCGCAGGCATCATCGGCCTCGCAGTTGCAAACGTACTCCAACCCGGCCGCGGGCTCGAATTCAGCGGCGGTGAGGCACAATCGAAAGCGCCGCCGTCGTTGCTGGACGTGGTTCTCGGTATCGTGCCGAACAATCCCGTCGCGGCACTTGCAGAGGGGAACCTGCTGGCGACAGTCTTCTTCGTCATCGTGTTCGGCATCGCGCTGACGTACGTCCGCGCCCAGCAAGACGCGCTCGCGGATAGCGTCGATTCGGTGTTCGAGGCCTTCGAAGTTGGTGCTGAAGCGATGTTTGTCATCGTTCGAGGCGTCCTCGAGTTCGGTGTGCTCGGTGTATTCGCGTTGATGGCCTCCGGTATCGGAACTGAGGGTATCGGGCTGTTCTCCTCACTGGGCGAGCTCGTGTTGGCAGTCACCATCGCAATCATCATTCACATCGGTTTCACCTATCTCGTTCTCTTGATGGGCTTGGTTGTCGACGTGTCACCGATTGCGTTCCTCAGCGGGGCGAAAGACGCGATGGTGACCGCGTTCGCGACTCGGTCATCAAGCGGGACGCTGCCTGTCACGATGCGCAACGCGGACGAAGACCTGCGAATCGCCGAGCGGGTGTATTCGTTTACGCTCCCGGTCGGTGCAACGGCGAACATGGATGGGGCCGCCATCCGACAGGCAGTAACCGTGATGTTCGCCGCGAACGTCGTCGGACAGCCACTGGTGCTTACTGAACAGGTCTTCGTCTTGATCGTGGCTGTCCTCATCAGTATCGGCACCGCCGGCGTTCCGGGGGCGGGTATCGTCATGCTCACTGTAATTCTCACGCAGGTCGGCCTCCCGCTGGAGGTCGTAGGGTTCGTCGCCGGCGTCGACCCGATCCTCGGACGGATTGCGACGATGAACAACGTCACCGGCGACCTCGCAGTTTCGACCGTTGTCGGGAAATGGAACGACGGACTCGATCTCGATGAGGGAGTCTGGTCGCGGCACCTGAGCGGAGCCGCCGAGTTCGTTCCCGGTGACGACTAGGGGTATCAACGCCGGGAAATCAAGTGTGTGAGTTGTAGAGACTAATGCTGGTACAGTTGTTATTTTAACCCAGGGTGTCATAGAACGGTTACCACACCAAAGAGCAGGGTGAATGCTGAGGTGGTATGGACTCAGCGACCCTGCAAGATGATCCTTCGGTAGAGTCGTTCTTCAATGTCGCGGAGACGGAGACGTTAGCGTTGCTTGAGCATCTCTCCTTCGAGTTTCTCGCAGAGTTCGACGTGTTCGCCCCGGCGGAGACGGGGCGAACACGAGAGCACGAGCCACCAGAGCTGATGCGTGGCTTCCTCCATTGCTACTACAAGGACATCTACGGCATTCGTCCGGTTGAGCGGGAGCTTCAGAACACGGTAGTTTGGCTGAGCTGTGGCTTCGATCGACCGCCGTCAAGAGACGCGGTCGATCGCTTTCTCACCGATCTCGAACACGTCGTTGGCAAGGTCTTCGACCACCTCGTCGAGCAGGCCGTCTGGCGCGGCCTGCTCGACTTGACCTACTGCATTGATTCGACCGACGTGAGAGCGATGCCTGCCGATCAAGACGCTTCGAAGTGCTACGATCCCACCGACGACGAGTACTACTACGGCTACGGCTGTACGATCGTCTCGACCGGGCAAAAGATCCCAATTGCAGCCGAGTTCACCGAGAGCAAACAAGCGCCAGAGGAGACGGCGATGCGCGTCACGCGTGACGCGCTCGCCGTCACCAAGCCGAGATGGATGATTGGCGATAGCGCCTACGACACGCTCGACTGGCACGACCACCTGCTGGCCGCAGGGGTCGTGCCAGTCGCTCCGTACAACGCGCGAAACACCGACGATCCGAAAGACATCGAGTACAGGGTCGAAGACCGTATTGAGGAACACAGCAAGGACGTTCAGCTGAAGCAATCAACCTTAGACGAGACGTACAACCGCCGCACTGGAGTCGAACGAACCAACGAATCAGTCAAGGACTGCGGCCTCGGGCGAACGCACGCCCGAGGCCGCGTCCACGCCCGAGCACAGGTGTTTCTCGCCCTGTGTCTTCGTCTCGTCGTCGCAATCACCAACTACGAACGCGGAGACAATCCGGGAAGTACGCTCATCACGGTGTGAGAAGAGTTCTATGACACCCTCTATAAAAAAGGCAACACAGCTCGCGACTGTACTTCTCATAACAGTGTGGGCGTCCACCAGTCTCGGTACACCAGCCAGAGACGCTCGCCCGGCGCGGTAGTAGTAGCTATCGCGTTTCAGAAGCCGAGCGGTACCAGTTCCCGTTTATTTAGTTCGTTTCCGTTCCTGTGTCGGGTGGTCTGTGACGTACACTTTCGTATCGTCCGGAACGTCGTCGGTGACCCAAGAGTTCGCACCGATGCTGACGTGATCGCCGACACTGATAGCGCCCAGAACTTTCGTGCCCGCACCGATGACGACGTGGTCGCCGATATCCGGGTGGCGTTTGTACCCCTTTTTCAATCTGTGCTCGTCGCTCTCGTCGGCCTCGAAGTGGAGTGCGCCAAGCGTCACGTCCTGATAGAGCCGAACCCACTCCCCGACAGTCGCAGTTTCGCCGATGACGACACCGGTTCCGTGATCGATGAAAAAGTAGTCGCCGATTTCAGCGCCGGGGTGGATGTCGATACCAGTCTCAGTCTTGGCGTACTCGGTGAGTTCGCGGGCGTACTCGGAGGCCCCGGCATCATAAAGTGTGTGTGCGACCCGTTGTACGAGTATCGCCATGAATCCCGGATAGGACCGGATTATCTCCATATATGTCTTTGCTGCCGGGTCACCCTTGAACGCGGCCTCGACGTCCTTTTTGAGCCGTGTACGGATCGTTGGGAGTTGGTCGATGACAGCGTCGACTGTTTCGGCGGGATCCGATCCGGAGTACGGTCTAATACCAGCAAAAAAGAGGCCACCAAGGGTGTCGAGACGGTCCAGAACGGCGAGTTCGTCTCTAACGAGTTCGGCGGCGTTCCAGCAGGTCGGAAAGAACAGTCGTTTGAGGATGTCGACTTCCGGTCGTCGGTGTTCCCGGCGCGGAAACTCCATTTGTGTCTGGGTCGGGAACGGGTCTTCGTCGGCCCGGTACGCCTCGAACAGGTTCTCGTGTGTGTCGCCCGTGTAACAGTAGTCCATATCGGATGGTTGGTCTGAACGACCTTAGTCTTGAAACAACAACTGTATTTTCGGCTATGTGTTGTGTTCTTGTTGGCACTGCTGCCTCGGAAACGGGCAGAACCGCACACTGAAAGGTAGCTATTTGACACTGGCCTGTCACCGAGTCTGTATGAACGGCGAGTGCTACTTCTGTCACGGCATTGTCTCCGCACCTGAAGAGGGTCACATCTGGCTGCGTGAGCACGACAGCCACGAGGTGTACATGCACGAACAGTGTGCCAGCGGACACAACGTCATAGAAGGGGGACAGGGCTCAGCGGGTGAGCTCCTGATTACTTGCCCGGAATGTGGTGAAGTCGAAGCCGTCTAGCAACGCGCGCAGGTAGCCCTGCGAACGGGCAGCAGCCCCAGCCTACGGAAGTGTAATACCGACGCCGGACTGCAGGCTGGCCGCTCTCACAGTGTTGTACATCAGCATCGCGATGGTGAGCGGGCCGACGCCGCCCGGAACCGGCGTGATGGCGTCCGCCTTCGTCTTCGCACTCTCGAAGTCCACGTCCCCGACGAGTTTGTACCCTTTGTCCGTGTCAGCGTCGACCCGGTTGATACCGACATCGATGACTGTCGTACCCTCTGAAAGCATCGATCCGTCTATCACTTCTGGAACCCCAGCGGCGGCGATCACGATGTCCGCGTCGCGGGTCTTTGCGGCGAGATCCTCAGTTCGGGAGTGACACACGGTCGTCGTCGCGTTCCCGCCCGGCCCGTACTGGATGAGTAGATTCGCCATCGGTTTGCCGACGATGTCCGACCGGCCGACGACGACGGCGTCTTTCCCCTCCGTCTCGATACCAGTCTCGGCGAGGATCTTCTGGATTCCGTGAGGCGTGCAGGGCTTGTATCGCGCGTTCCCCGCGACGAGTCGACCGACGTTCTCGGGATGGAACCCGTCGACGTCTTTCATCGGGTCGATGCGCTCCAATACGTCGCGCTTGGTCACGTGGTCGGGGACCGGCATCTGCACGAGGATTCCGTGGACGGCCGGATCCGCGTTCAGTTCGTCGATGGTCGTAAACAGCGTCTCGGCCGGTTCGTCCGCGCTGATCTCGTGATGGAACCCCTCGATACCGATCTCCTCACAGGCCTGTTGTTTCATCGAGACGTATGTTTCACTCGCGCCGTCGTCGCTCATCAGGACTGTCGCCAGCCCCGGTGTGATGCCCTCGCTAACGAGTGTATCCGTACACGCTGCGACGCCCTCTTTGATCTGGTCGCCGATTTCGTTACCGTCGATTATTGTAGTCATTATTGCTGAGTTCGCTGTCGGCCCGGAAACCCCCGGGCAGGCGTCCAGAGCGGGACTTCCTGCTGGTCGGTCTGCTGTCGGGCCAGTCAAGCGTTCGATACCCGCCTCAAACCCAGAGAGCTTAGTGGGTAATGGGGAATAGCCAAGCCTTTGAAGTGACATCGGCTATTCGTCCAGTGAGCAACCACAAGCGGTCGACAAGTCGACAGTATTTCCGGCAGAGGTTCGGGGGACCGAAGGTTTTTGTCCAGACCCATGCTTGGTCTACGCAACCACACCGAGAGGCGTTGGCCTCTCGTCCGGGAGCAACTGCACTATGACTGAGATTCGGTTCAGCACCGACGAAGAATCGTTCATCGAAACCGCGAGGACTGCAGCGGACGGCGCTCGTGTACCGGTCGAAGCGCGCGTCACAGTCCCTGATCCGTTCGAGGCGTATCGCCGCGCTCGGGATGGAAACACAGATGGATTCTACCTTGAGACGACCGGTGGGCAGTCCGGCTGGGGGTACTTCGGCGTCGACCCGGTCGAACAGGTCGAGGTCCCTTCGGGGGCGGCGCCCGCACAGGACGGCGGGAGTCCGAGCATCGAAACCATCGACGAGCTACTCGAAGGTGAGCAACTGGAACGCGGTGACTGTACGGTTCCATACCCGTGTGGCGCGTTCGGCTGGCTGTCGTACGACGTGGCGCGGGAGCTCGAAGACATCCCGGAGACGACTGTTTCGGATGGCCTCCCGCGGCTCCAACTGGGCGTGTTCGACTGTGTCGCCGCGTGGGAGGAGCCACACGACGGGCCGGTCGAACTGCACGTGACGGCATGTCCAGTCGTCGACGGGTCGCCCGAGGCGGTGTACGAGCGCGGCTGTGAGATGGCCCGCGAACTGGCACAGAACGCCATCCGCGGGGAGACACACGTCCAGCCCCAGCCGACGGCTGCAAGTCAGGCAACGTTCGAGAGCGAGTGCGGCGAGGCGGCCTTCGCCGACCGCGTCCGACAGATAAAACAGTACGTCAGGGACGGCGACACGTTCCAGACGAACGTCTCACACCGCCTCACCGCTCCGGCGGCCGTCCACCCGGTCGACACCTTCGACGCTGTCCGCAGGGTGAACCCCGCCCCGTACTCGGCCCTGCTTGAGTTTCCCGGCGTCGACCTCGTCAGTGCCAGCCCGGAGCTGTTACTTGACGTAGATGGCGACCAGTTGCTCACAGAGCCGATTGCCGGGACGCGCCCCCGAGGCGCGACGCCGGCCGAGGACGAGGAACTGGAGGCAGACCTCTGTGACGACGAGAAGGAGCGGGCCGAGCACGCGATGTTGGTCGACCTCGAACGCAACGACCTCGGCAAAGTCAGCGAGTACGGGACCGTCGACGTCGCCGAGTACCGCCGCGTCGACCGGTATTCCGAAGTGATGCACCTTGTCTCTCTCATCGAGGGAGAACTGCGCGACGACGTGAGCATCGCTGATGCGGTCGCTGCGGTGTTCCCCGGCGGAACTATCACCGGCGCGCCGAAACCGCGGACGATGGAGATTATCGACGAGGTGGAGACGACGCGGCGGGGCCCCTACACCGGCAGTATCGGGGTGTTCGGTTTCGACGAGCGAGCAACGCTGAACATCACCATCAGGACGCTGGTTCACTACGACGGCGAGTACCGCCTCCGCGTCGGGAGCGGCATCGTCCACGACTCCGTCCCGGAAGCGGAGTATCAAGAGACGCTGGACAAGGCCCGGGCGCTCGTCACCGCCGTCGATGAGGCGCTCGGCGAACAGGGGTCGTTTGCGGTCGAATCCGGGACCGAGCAGATGGAGGGGATGCGATGATACTCATCATCGACAACTACGACTCCTTCGCCTACAATCTGGTCCAGTACGTCGGGGAGTTCGATGACGGTACCGTCCGCCGAAATGACGCTATCGACGTGGCCGGCATCCGCGACCTCGACCCGGACGGTATCATCGTCTCGCCGGGCCCCGGGACGCCGGCGGAGGCCGGCGTGTCAATCGACGTCTTCGCCGAGACAGCGTACCCGGCGCTTGGCGTTTGCTTGGGCCATCAGGCGCTCTGTGCTGCCCACGGAACCCCTGTCGGCCATGCACCAGACGTGGTCCATGGGAAACCCTCTGAAATCCGTCACGACGGAACAAGGCTGTACGACGGGGTCGACGACCCGTTCGAGGTCGGTCGGTATCACTCGCTAGCTGTCGAGGCCACAGAGCTCCCGGACGCGCTTGATGAAACAGCCCACACGAACGACGAGCAGGGCATCGTGATGGGCGTCCAGCACGCCGAAAAACCACACATCGGCGTCCAGTTCCACCCGGAGAGTATCCTCACCGACGCCGGGAAACAACTCATCGAGAACTTCTGTACCGCGATTGCTGGGGCCTGACATTCTCGGGATGGCGCGACCTACTTCTTTTCTGGCGGGTCGACATCATGATGTGTCTGGATGTCCGGCAGTTTCCTGACGGCACGCCTGAGGAGAGACGTGTGGCCCTGTTCGTCCCGGTACCAAGTCACTGTCAGCCCACCGACCGCCACGAGCGATATCACGGCGAACGGGCCACCGGTCAGGACAGCCAGAGCCTGAAGCGTCTCGGCACCCCCGAGCAGTAACACTGAAACGGCGACTGCACCCTGAAAGACGCCCCAGAAGCCGATATGCGTCGCCGATGGCGCTACCCCCCGCCGCGTCGCCAGCACCGAGACAACGAGCGTCGAGGTGTCCGCCGAAGTGGCCATGAACACGATGATGAGCGCGAGAAACAGGAACATCAGGAGCTGTCCCAGCGGTAACGACGCGAACAGCGGGAATCCGGCGACGGCCTCCGACCCGCCGCGTTGTGCGATGGCGGCGAGGACGTCTGCCTGTCCCGTCTGCTGGACGAACAGCGACGTCCCACCGAGCAGCAGGAACCAGACCATCGTCGCCGTCGAGGTTGCGACGACGCTCGTGAATATCACCGTCCTGACACGCCGGCCACGGGAGAGCGCGGCGACGAACAGCCCCGCGAAGGGAGCCCAAGAGAACCACCACGACCAGTTCCAGACGGTCCACTCTGCCACCCATTGCCCGCCCGTGTAGAGGCTCAACGGCACGAACTCCAAGACGTATGTTCCGAGTGCCTGCGTCCCCCGCTGGAGGATAAACGACCGGGGGCCGACCGCGACGACGAGGAGCGCGAACAGGCCGAACAGGACGACGTTGAGGCCGGCGATGCGGCGGATACCGCGGTGAATCCCTGTCGCGCTGGAGACAACGAATATCAGCGTCAGGCCGCCGACAAACAGGACTGGTCCGATGTCGCCGGTTGCCACGTCCCACTGGTAATTGATACCGGCGAGGAACTGTTCACTGACGAGTGCGACCGAGGTGGCAATGCCTCCGATAGTGGCGAAGACGGCCAGCGTGTCGACGAGTGTGGTCCACACCGAATCCAGTCCGTCAACGCCGAGTACCGGTGCCAGTACCGTCGAGACCCGGAGCGGCGCGTCCCGCGTGAATGCGAAGTACGCTATCGGGACGCCGATGACGGCGTACGCGCTCCAAGCCGAGACGCCCCAGTGAAAGAGTGTGTACACCAGTGCGCCGTTGATAGCTGCCGGCGATTGAGCGGTTGCGCCGACGTAGGGCGGCGGCTGGTCGTAGTGAAACAGGGCCTCCGTCGGCCCCCAGAACACCAGCCCGGCCGCGATGCCGGCGGTAAACACGAGCGTAAAGTACGTCGGGTAGGTGTAGCTGGGCTCCGTGTCCGGACCGCCCAGCTTGATGTCGCCCCAAGGACCCACCAGCAGGAACAGGCAGTAACAGACCGAGAGAAAGACGGCGGCGAGAAACAACGGACCACCAGCAGTCAACACCGTGGCCGCCGCGGCGTCTACAGCGCTTGTCGTCCGTGTTGGGAACGCGATCTGGAGCCCGAAGAACGCGGCGAACACGAGCACCGGGAACGCGAGGACAGCCGACTCGTGCTGCGTGAGGAACTCCCGGACGGCCCGCCGGACATCGGTCCGACGAACGCGGAGCAGAACATCGGCCGCGGCCGGCGCGGTGCTGTCCTCGGAGTAGGGCAACAGTGCGATGTAACACAGCCCCGAACTGAAAAACACGAGGGCAACGGTCAGCCACGCCGGGCCGGTGACGGCCTCGCCGACGAGCGTCGGAAAGAAAAAGCCCGCAAGCACGAGCGCCCCGGACGCGGCACAGAGTGGCACCAGTAGCCGACCGATGGTC is drawn from Haloarcula sp. CBA1129 and contains these coding sequences:
- a CDS encoding BCCT family transporter codes for the protein MAPSDASGLAETIGRLLVPLCAASGALVLAGFFFPTLVGEAVTGPAWLTVALVFFSSGLCYIALLPYSEDSTAPAAADVLLRVRRTDVRRAVREFLTQHESAVLAFPVLVFAAFFGLQIAFPTRTTSAVDAAAATVLTAGGPLFLAAVFLSVCYCLFLLVGPWGDIKLGGPDTEPSYTYPTYFTLVFTAGIAAGLVFWGPTEALFHYDQPPPYVGATAQSPAAINGALVYTLFHWGVSAWSAYAVIGVPIAYFAFTRDAPLRVSTVLAPVLGVDGLDSVWTTLVDTLAVFATIGGIATSVALVSEQFLAGINYQWDVATGDIGPVLFVGGLTLIFVVSSATGIHRGIRRIAGLNVVLFGLFALLVVAVGPRSFILQRGTQALGTYVLEFVPLSLYTGGQWVAEWTVWNWSWWFSWAPFAGLFVAALSRGRRVRTVIFTSVVATSTATMVWFLLLGGTSLFVQQTGQADVLAAIAQRGGSEAVAGFPLFASLPLGQLLMFLFLALIIVFMATSADTSTLVVSVLATRRGVAPSATHIGFWGVFQGAVAVSVLLLGGAETLQALAVLTGGPFAVISLVAVGGLTVTWYRDEQGHTSLLRRAVRKLPDIQTHHDVDPPEKK